Part of the Deinococcus aerophilus genome is shown below.
CCGTCTCCTGCTCCGCCGGCTGGTCACAATATGAAAAGACTGTCTGAGACAGTCTTTTCATTTCCAAAACGGGCTCTAGGCGTCAGCTGCTGATCACCCGGGCATACTGAGCCGGATGAATGTGTCCTGCGCAGCCCTCCTGCCTTTGCGGACAGCATGACCGCTGAGCCTGGCCGTCCTCTGTCAGCGGGCTAGCACCATGGCCGCACGCTCACCTCTCCTGCCCGCAGCGATCAGTGCCTGCCCCCCGGCCATTCCCGCCCCCCGATCTCAGACCCTCGAAAAGGGACTGCTTGCCCAGCACAACCGCTGGCGCCGCCGCATGGTGACCCACCTGCTCGAGCATCCTGGCCTTTTTCCGCTTGTGGGGCAGTCCACTGGAGGCGTCCCTGCCAGGGTCCGTCGCCTGATCACGAGGGAGACCGACAGGCAGCAGGCGTTGACCCGCGTCTTGCAGGAGACATACACGGAGCGGGACCTGGGAAATCACAGCGACCCCCTCGATGAGTTGATTTACATCATGATCTCGCGGCGCACACGCGAGGGGGCCTATCAGGACGTCTTCCGCCGCCTGCAGACCCGCTTCCCCGACTGGGGGGAAATGGCGGGCGCGGAGGCCAGGGAGATCCACGCCATTACCGGAACTGCCGGTATGGGCGTCCAGCGCGCTGCCGATCTGGGCCAGACCATGCGCCTGATCGGCAACCAGTTTGGACGCTACAGCCTGGATGATCTCCAAGACTGGACCGATGATCGCGTGGAGGGCTTTCTGACCACGCTACCAGGCGTCGGCCCCAAAACGGCCTACTGCGTACTGATGTACTCGCTGGGCCGCGCAGCATTCCCGGTGGACACCCACAACCTGCGCGTCCTCGCCCGCGCCGGTGTCTTCCACGAGGCCGGGCTGGACCTCACGCACCTCGACCACAAACGGGGTCAGGCCGTCCTCGCAGACCTGATCGCCCCGGAGCTGCGACACTCCCTGCATGTCAGCCTGGTACTCCACGGCCGCGACGTGTGCCAGCCCCGGCCCCGCTGTGGCGGGTGTGCGGTGAACCATCTGTGTGATTTTTACCGGGCCAGGCAGACCCAGGTGAACAGGACTTCCAGCCTTCCCACCTGATTCGGGGAAGATGTGGCCGTTTTGCCCTCCACCCTTGCTGCCGCGCGAGAGATTTGCCGAATGTGGGGAAGCCGTAAGAACCTGACCCGCTATGCTAGAGGAAATGGCAGCCGCACTTTTCCCCGCTTCGACTCCCGCGCAGCCGCACGAGGCCCTGCCGGCACAGGCCACTGAGGATGGGTTCACGGCGGCCACCGGGGCAGCTGGACGGGGACTTCACGATGGACCAAAGGGCCGCGTGGTCTCGGGCGCTGACCGTCGCTGGCGGGGCGTCATGGACCGCAGGCTTCATAAACAGCGCGGCGGCACGCTCGTTGAGGCGAGGGGTGTGCGGCAGGCGGTGGAGGAACAGGCCCAGACCCTGACCTCAGCGCTGGGCGCACTGTATGCAGATCGGCTTTCCGGAGCAGGAAGCGCGCCGCCCCCCCCGCCGTTGTTCGCCGTGACCCACCTGGAACGGGTCCTGAGGCGTACCCGGTTGCTCGA
Proteins encoded:
- a CDS encoding endonuclease III domain-containing protein; translation: MTRVLQETYTERDLGNHSDPLDELIYIMISRRTREGAYQDVFRRLQTRFPDWGEMAGAEAREIHAITGTAGMGVQRAADLGQTMRLIGNQFGRYSLDDLQDWTDDRVEGFLTTLPGVGPKTAYCVLMYSLGRAAFPVDTHNLRVLARAGVFHEAGLDLTHLDHKRGQAVLADLIAPELRHSLHVSLVLHGRDVCQPRPRCGGCAVNHLCDFYRARQTQVNRTSSLPT